In a genomic window of Candidatus Moraniibacteriota bacterium:
- the gap gene encoding type I glyceraldehyde-3-phosphate dehydrogenase, whose translation MVKIAINGFGRIGRPTFKIAFEKEDIEVVAINDLTDIRTAAHLLKYDSLYGRYEREVIADEDNRELIVAGTRIKYLTEPDPEKLPWNELGVDIVLECTGVFENREATEKHLKAGAKKVILSAPPKDDIPVYLLGVNEKDYQGEDIISNGSCTTNCLAPMIKVLDDLCGVEKGFMTTAHSYTNDQRLHDLPHKDLRRARAAAVNIIPTTTGAAKTVGKVLKHLEGKLDGIALRVPTPVVSIVDFICTVKNPKSVEEINNAFREAAEGELKGILIVSTEGLVSMDFKGDPASAIIDLPLTMANGNLVKIVGWYDNEWGYSNRLVELAEFVSEFRD comes from the coding sequence ATGGTTAAAATCGCCATCAACGGCTTTGGCCGCATTGGCCGGCCGACATTCAAAATTGCCTTTGAAAAAGAGGATATTGAGGTCGTCGCCATTAACGATTTAACTGACATCAGGACCGCGGCTCATTTGCTCAAGTATGATTCACTGTATGGACGCTATGAGCGAGAAGTTATCGCTGATGAGGATAACAGAGAATTAATTGTTGCTGGAACGCGGATCAAGTACTTAACTGAGCCAGATCCAGAAAAACTTCCCTGGAATGAGTTGGGAGTTGATATTGTCTTGGAATGCACCGGCGTTTTTGAAAATAGGGAAGCGACTGAAAAGCACCTGAAAGCCGGAGCCAAGAAAGTCATTCTGTCAGCTCCTCCTAAAGACGACATCCCGGTATATCTTTTGGGAGTGAACGAAAAAGATTATCAGGGCGAGGACATTATTTCCAACGGCTCCTGTACGACCAACTGCTTAGCGCCGATGATTAAAGTGCTGGATGATCTGTGTGGGGTGGAGAAGGGCTTTATGACGACCGCTCATTCCTACACCAACGACCAGCGGTTGCACGACCTTCCCCATAAGGACCTGCGGCGGGCCCGGGCGGCGGCAGTAAATATCATTCCGACCACCACCGGAGCGGCCAAAACTGTCGGCAAGGTATTAAAACATTTAGAGGGTAAACTTGATGGTATAGCTCTTCGTGTTCCTACACCAGTGGTCTCCATTGTTGATTTCATTTGCACGGTGAAAAATCCGAAAAGCGTGGAAGAGATCAATAATGCTTTCCGGGAGGCGGCCGAAGGGGAACTCAAAGGTATACTAATAGTTTCCACTGAAGGGCTTGTTTCCATGGATTTCAAAGGCGATCCGGCTAGCGCTATTATCGATCTTCCGCTGACGATGGCAAACGGCAATTTGGTGAAAATCGTCGGCTGGTATGATAATGAGTGGGGATACTCTAACCGGCTGGTGGAACTGGCAGAATTTGTTAGTGAGTTTAGAGATTAG
- a CDS encoding GxxExxY protein: protein MANILHKDLCYQLYGLLFNVHNSLGGFCKHNQYCEALEVLLKENGIKYKREIEVPIKFNKIRLAGNILDFLIDDKIVLDIKCKRYITKQDYVQMKRYLRATENELGIIVNFSEKKIKPVRILDKKHSDNIRK from the coding sequence ATGGCAAATATTTTGCACAAGGATTTATGTTATCAATTGTATGGTTTATTATTTAATGTACACAATTCCCTAGGTGGCTTTTGCAAACATAATCAGTACTGTGAAGCTTTAGAGGTTTTACTTAAAGAGAATGGCATAAAATACAAAAGAGAAATTGAAGTGCCGATAAAATTTAACAAAATAAGATTAGCCGGAAACATTTTGGATTTTTTGATAGATGACAAAATAGTATTAGATATAAAGTGCAAGAGATACATTACAAAACAGGATTATGTCCAGATGAAAAGATATCTACGCGCTACTGAAAATGAGCTTGGAATAATAGTAAATTTTTCTGAAAAGAAAATTAAACCAGTCCGGATATTAGACAAAAAACATTCGGATAATATTCGGAAATAA
- the ruvX gene encoding Holliday junction resolvase RuvX has translation MSIGSENSAKISHYLGIDYGKSDVGLALADEETKIAFADKTIKNDKNFLQNLTEIIEQENVKTVIIGIPSYINRQEVDYDGEKLGRFLEKNLGVEVEYQNEMFTTKIAQDHLIEKHIKGIKRFDDQEAARIILQEWLDKN, from the coding sequence ATGTCAATAGGTAGTGAAAATTCAGCCAAAATAAGCCATTATTTGGGTATTGATTATGGCAAAAGCGATGTCGGTTTGGCGCTAGCGGACGAAGAAACGAAAATTGCTTTCGCGGATAAAACAATAAAAAACGACAAGAATTTCTTGCAAAACCTCACTGAAATTATTGAGCAGGAAAATGTGAAGACAGTCATTATCGGCATCCCGTCTTACATAAATCGCCAAGAAGTGGATTATGACGGCGAAAAATTGGGGAGGTTTCTGGAAAAAAATCTGGGAGTGGAAGTTGAATACCAGAACGAAATGTTTACCACTAAAATTGCCCAGGATCATCTAATTGAAAAACATATCAAAGGAATAAAACGCTTCGATGACCAGGAAGCGGCGAGGATAATACTGCAGGAGTGGCTGGATAAAAATTAG
- the map gene encoding type I methionyl aminopeptidase, protein MHTVIIKNNREAAIMREGGGKLAEIMEKLEKNLKPGASTFDLDKLAEKLVFSIGGKPAFKGYNSGFSRPFPTTLCTSLNDEVVHGTPRKDKIINDGDILKIDIGMKYKEFYVDMARSYAVGDISEKAQKLIAVTEQSFWEGIKNLKAEKFLSDYSKAVQKYVERRGFSVVRNLVGHGIGQELHEDPQIPNFYNKKYQDVKLAAGMTLALEPMVNAGSFETVLGKDGWVFVTRDGSLSAHYENTVVITEKGVEILTIP, encoded by the coding sequence ATGCACACAGTGATTATTAAAAATAATAGGGAAGCAGCCATTATGCGGGAGGGAGGGGGGAAATTGGCTGAAATTATGGAGAAGCTGGAAAAGAATCTAAAGCCGGGCGCCAGCACTTTCGATCTAGACAAGCTTGCCGAAAAGCTTGTTTTTAGTATTGGAGGAAAGCCGGCGTTTAAAGGTTACAATTCCGGCTTCAGTCGTCCCTTTCCAACAACGTTGTGCACTTCCCTTAATGACGAAGTAGTTCATGGAACGCCGCGTAAAGACAAGATCATTAACGATGGGGATATTTTGAAAATTGACATCGGAATGAAGTATAAAGAATTCTACGTTGACATGGCCCGCTCGTATGCCGTAGGTGATATCAGTGAGAAAGCCCAAAAGCTTATCGCGGTAACTGAACAATCATTTTGGGAAGGAATAAAAAATTTAAAAGCGGAAAAATTTTTGAGTGATTATTCCAAAGCAGTGCAAAAATATGTGGAAAGACGGGGTTTTTCGGTAGTGAGAAATTTAGTGGGACACGGCATCGGCCAGGAACTGCACGAAGATCCCCAGATTCCCAATTTTTATAATAAAAAATACCAGGACGTAAAATTGGCCGCCGGCATGACCTTGGCTCTTGAGCCGATGGTCAATGCGGGAAGTTTTGAAACAGTGCTTGGCAAAGACGGCTGGGTGTTTGTGACGCGCGACGGCAGTTTGAGCGCCCATTATGAGAACACGGTTGTCATTACGGAAAAAGGAGTTGAGATATTAACGATCCCTTAG
- a CDS encoding glycosyltransferase family 2 protein — MKLLDWRWWLGMKPKIVSVPPEKDYTITVIIPAYNEERSIRRTIGSVKAQTAKIDEIIVVDDCSSDKTGEFSRQMRARVIRTPVNQGTKAQAQNFALPYVKTELVATIDADTVLAKDAIEKTLPYFNDPLTASVCGFVIPQRIKTVWERGRFIEYVFGISIFKAGQNNMGAVLVSSGCFSVFRAELLQEFGGFKARTMAEDMDLTWEFSISGYRIYCDQRAYCFPADPPTLRIFVNQVDRWTRSFLQNVSIHSFRKNKKLGAFIYGYLIESLLSPFILLAGCFLITKNIIEAIALSILAELALVSVPCLIKGARIGLFWKTLTSIPAYFVIRPVNFYVFWRSLWKEWIVRERLSSWNKGH; from the coding sequence ATGAAGCTTCTGGACTGGAGGTGGTGGCTGGGGATGAAGCCGAAGATCGTTTCCGTACCGCCAGAAAAGGATTACACAATAACAGTGATCATCCCTGCATATAACGAAGAGAGGTCAATAAGGAGGACAATAGGCAGCGTTAAAGCGCAGACAGCGAAGATAGATGAGATAATAGTTGTGGATGACTGTTCCTCTGACAAGACAGGAGAGTTTTCCAGGCAGATGAGAGCCAGGGTCATAAGGACTCCCGTGAACCAGGGCACCAAGGCGCAGGCACAGAATTTTGCGCTTCCTTACGTGAAAACAGAACTAGTCGCCACCATTGACGCGGACACTGTTCTGGCCAAAGACGCGATAGAGAAGACGCTTCCCTACTTCAACGACCCGCTGACCGCTTCGGTATGCGGGTTCGTGATTCCTCAGAGGATTAAAACCGTCTGGGAAAGAGGGCGCTTCATAGAATATGTTTTCGGCATAAGCATATTCAAAGCCGGCCAGAACAATATGGGGGCGGTGCTCGTTTCATCAGGATGCTTCTCTGTCTTCAGGGCAGAGCTCCTACAAGAATTCGGAGGCTTCAAGGCAAGGACCATGGCAGAAGACATGGACCTCACGTGGGAATTCTCGATAAGCGGCTATCGCATTTATTGCGATCAGAGGGCTTACTGCTTCCCGGCAGATCCGCCCACGCTAAGGATATTCGTGAATCAGGTTGATCGATGGACAAGAAGCTTCTTACAGAACGTATCAATCCATAGTTTCAGGAAAAACAAGAAGCTGGGGGCTTTCATTTACGGATATCTTATTGAATCGCTTCTTTCCCCTTTTATTCTACTCGCAGGATGCTTCCTGATCACAAAAAATATAATTGAAGCAATTGCGCTAAGCATCCTGGCCGAGCTTGCGCTTGTCTCAGTGCCCTGCCTGATAAAAGGAGCAAGAATAGGATTGTTCTGGAAAACCTTAACATCTATTCCTGCATACTTTGTGATAAGACCTGTAAACTTCTATGTTTTCTGGCGCTCGCTCTGGAAGGAATGGATTGTCCGGGAGCGATTGTCAAGCTGGAATAAAGGACACTAA
- a CDS encoding small multi-drug export protein, whose amino-acid sequence MHDWIINLFQHFPKELSTFLIAAIPVTELRAAIPVAYKLYGLSALSAWLWSVAGTYFAMVLIVLLLDPIASFLSKYVGLFSRFFNWLFEHTRRRTNGKMEQYGKWAIFVLAATPVPFIGGMTGALAAFVFGVPLKKSLPLLLLGTMVSGIIVLLVTIGM is encoded by the coding sequence ATGCACGATTGGATAATTAACTTATTTCAGCACTTTCCCAAAGAACTTTCCACGTTTTTGATTGCCGCCATTCCAGTTACTGAACTGCGGGCGGCCATTCCAGTAGCTTACAAATTATACGGACTTTCGGCGCTTTCAGCTTGGCTTTGGTCGGTAGCCGGAACATATTTCGCAATGGTTTTGATTGTTTTGCTCCTTGATCCAATTGCCAGCTTTTTGTCAAAATACGTCGGCCTATTTTCCAGGTTTTTCAATTGGCTTTTTGAGCACACCCGGCGGCGAACAAACGGAAAAATGGAGCAATATGGCAAGTGGGCAATTTTCGTTTTAGCAGCCACGCCCGTACCTTTCATTGGGGGAATGACAGGAGCGCTGGCGGCGTTCGTGTTCGGGGTGCCGCTGAAAAAATCCCTGCCACTTTTGCTTCTTGGTACGATGGTGTCAGGGATAATTGTGCTGTTGGTAACAATTGGAATGTAA
- a CDS encoding glycosyltransferase family 2 protein, producing the protein MEKQPYLSVIMPSYKEGERIGRTLLEIDKYLNPKGFDYEILVIVDGSPDNTAQIARNYTSQVKNLRVIENPQNHGKGYIVRQGLLSAKGKCRLFMDSDGSTSITHLDKFLPEFGKGYDVVIGSRDIEGAFIQVHQPKYREFMGNSGNWLIRIVLGIWKYPDTQCGFKIFSDRAAQEVASRMVVDRFGFDFEMIILAEKLGFKIKQMPVRWLNEEDSTVTLFGPNGFVQVLIDLFKTKWRLVTGKYNLKKYNV; encoded by the coding sequence ATGGAAAAACAACCATACCTGTCGGTAATTATGCCCTCTTATAAAGAAGGGGAACGAATTGGGAGGACTTTATTGGAGATAGACAAATACCTTAATCCAAAAGGTTTTGACTATGAGATTTTAGTCATTGTGGATGGCTCCCCGGACAATACCGCCCAAATTGCCAGAAACTACACGTCTCAAGTCAAAAACTTGCGCGTCATTGAAAATCCTCAAAATCACGGTAAAGGATATATTGTCCGCCAGGGCTTGCTTTCCGCCAAAGGAAAATGCCGGCTTTTTATGGACTCTGACGGATCGACTTCAATAACCCATCTGGACAAGTTTCTGCCAGAATTTGGCAAGGGCTATGATGTGGTAATTGGATCACGGGATATCGAAGGAGCATTTATTCAGGTTCATCAGCCGAAGTATCGCGAATTCATGGGAAATTCCGGCAACTGGCTGATTCGCATTGTTCTGGGAATCTGGAAATATCCCGACACTCAATGCGGTTTTAAGATATTTTCAGACCGGGCGGCGCAAGAAGTGGCCAGTCGAATGGTAGTAGACCGCTTCGGTTTTGATTTTGAAATGATTATTCTGGCGGAAAAGCTAGGATTCAAAATAAAGCAAATGCCGGTGCGATGGCTCAATGAAGAGGACTCGACCGTAACTCTTTTTGGTCCCAATGGCTTTGTCCAGGTACTCATTGATTTATTTAAAACAAAGTGGCGGCTAGTGACGGGAAAATATAACTTGAAAAAGTATAATGTATAA
- a CDS encoding Ni/Fe hydrogenase subunit alpha, translated as MNIRIDHIAKMEGHAGFMASVVRGDVKSAKLEVQEGIRLMEGILVGRRYEDVPIIAQRICGICPVVHNLTSIKAIENAFGVEVSNETVNLRKLLEWGQIIHSHTLHLFFLSLADFLDIENDLNLTKEYPKETKKILKLREYGLDIVRTVGGRVIHPLTNEVGGFKKVPELAKIQRLIAAGEAAFPLALEMGEFFKRIKLPEFSRPTEYVSLDKFGEYAIYDGDIISSKGLRISVDQFEKKFQEFQRPREIVKRVVSDGKTSYMVGAIARVNNMAKKLPPQAMKFLEGLNYKLPDYNPFHNVLYQMTEVIAAVEESSRILRILSNSDLSKALTGSYTVREGSAAAAVEAPRGTLYYHIDLDAKGCVKNANIITPTAQFLSHLEDDIEAYVPVVIDLPAVEREKKLRAFIRAYDPCISCAVH; from the coding sequence ATGAATATTAGGATAGATCACATCGCCAAAATGGAAGGGCACGCCGGGTTTATGGCCAGTGTCGTTCGCGGTGACGTGAAATCGGCCAAGCTTGAAGTCCAGGAAGGAATTCGCCTGATGGAGGGAATTTTAGTCGGTCGGCGCTATGAAGACGTGCCGATCATCGCTCAAAGAATTTGCGGGATTTGCCCGGTGGTCCATAACTTGACCTCCATTAAAGCCATTGAAAACGCTTTCGGAGTTGAAGTGAGCAATGAAACAGTGAATCTGCGGAAACTTCTTGAGTGGGGGCAAATTATCCATTCTCATACGCTTCACCTCTTCTTTTTGTCACTTGCCGATTTTTTGGATATTGAAAATGATCTTAATCTGACTAAAGAATATCCAAAGGAGACGAAAAAGATCCTGAAACTTCGGGAGTACGGACTTGATATAGTGAGGACTGTCGGAGGGCGGGTGATTCATCCACTCACCAATGAGGTCGGAGGATTCAAGAAAGTTCCGGAATTGGCTAAAATTCAGCGGCTGATTGCCGCCGGTGAAGCAGCATTTCCGCTGGCGTTGGAAATGGGTGAGTTTTTCAAGAGGATAAAACTCCCCGAGTTTTCCCGTCCGACGGAATATGTTTCACTTGATAAGTTTGGCGAGTATGCTATTTATGATGGCGATATTATTTCGAGCAAAGGGTTGCGCATCTCGGTGGATCAATTTGAGAAGAAATTTCAGGAGTTTCAGCGCCCGCGGGAGATTGTAAAGCGCGTCGTCTCTGACGGAAAAACCAGCTATATGGTAGGAGCTATCGCCCGGGTGAATAATATGGCCAAAAAACTTCCGCCCCAAGCGATGAAATTTTTAGAAGGCCTCAATTACAAACTTCCGGATTATAATCCTTTTCATAACGTCCTTTACCAGATGACAGAAGTGATTGCCGCAGTGGAAGAGTCATCGCGGATTTTGCGGATATTATCCAATAGTGATCTAAGTAAAGCTCTTACCGGATCATACACTGTCCGTGAGGGATCAGCAGCAGCGGCCGTGGAAGCACCCAGAGGAACGCTTTATTATCATATTGATCTTGACGCCAAGGGCTGCGTCAAAAATGCCAACATCATTACTCCGACCGCCCAATTTCTGTCGCATTTGGAAGACGATATTGAGGCCTATGTTCCGGTGGTGATAGATCTGCCGGCAGTGGAAAGGGAGAAGAAACTGCGCGCTTTTATCCGGGCGTATGATCCTTGCATATCGTGTGCGGTACACTAA
- a CDS encoding GxxExxY protein, protein MKRELVYPELSYKINGLLFKVHNNLGKYCNEKQHGDLFERKLKENNIKYEREKILPEFFMGEKNGRNRIDFLIKNKIILELKCKRIIDRSDFYQTKRYLVALNKRLSLLVNFNVKYLSPKRVLNPNCKD, encoded by the coding sequence ATGAAGAGAGAATTAGTTTATCCGGAATTGTCGTATAAAATTAATGGCTTATTGTTTAAGGTTCATAATAATCTAGGGAAATACTGCAATGAAAAACAACATGGTGATTTATTTGAGAGAAAGTTAAAAGAAAACAATATAAAATATGAAAGAGAAAAAATATTGCCAGAATTTTTTATGGGCGAGAAAAATGGAAGAAATAGAATTGATTTTTTAATAAAGAATAAAATAATTTTAGAATTGAAATGCAAGAGAATTATTGACCGTTCAGATTTTTATCAGACAAAAAGATATTTAGTTGCGTTAAATAAGAGACTAAGCTTACTTGTTAATTTTAATGTAAAATACTTAAGCCCTAAAAGAGTACTGAATCCAAATTGCAAAGATTAG
- a CDS encoding DUF4921 family protein, whose translation METKINKKIDAGTSELRQDIITGDWVVIATGRAKRPEDFSKNEHQKDDNGIENCLFEDPEKSVQEKDVLIYRRSDNEWTLRVFPNKYPAFSQHKGPCSLEEGPYFAMPGTGYHEVVVTRDHWRQMAIMDALEVAEVVDAYQERYLFLMSQKNVNFISVFHNHGKEAGASVVHPHSQIMAIPVVAPYIKMELDGAELYNRSNRHCAYCIISEYEAQSKKRIVFENDEFIAFCPFASRAAFEVWVMPKKHSPYFERIADESKFKLAEVFGKALNSIYKALNDPPYNFYIHTSPCDGKDYPHFHWHIEILPHTATWAGFELETGIEISTIQPEVAAEYLRKQLQN comes from the coding sequence GTGGAAACAAAAATTAACAAAAAAATTGACGCAGGCACGTCGGAACTTCGCCAAGATATCATCACTGGCGACTGGGTGGTTATCGCCACCGGGAGAGCTAAGCGCCCAGAGGACTTTAGTAAAAACGAACACCAAAAAGATGATAATGGAATTGAAAACTGTCTTTTTGAAGACCCGGAAAAATCGGTTCAGGAAAAGGATGTTTTGATTTACCGGCGGTCGGACAATGAATGGACGCTTCGGGTCTTTCCCAATAAATATCCGGCTTTTTCTCAACATAAAGGACCCTGCTCTCTGGAAGAAGGGCCATACTTCGCGATGCCAGGCACCGGCTATCATGAAGTGGTGGTGACTCGCGACCATTGGCGCCAGATGGCGATAATGGACGCTCTGGAGGTAGCTGAAGTCGTTGACGCATATCAGGAGCGCTATCTGTTCCTTATGAGTCAAAAAAATGTCAATTTCATCAGCGTTTTTCACAATCATGGAAAGGAAGCCGGAGCGTCAGTGGTCCATCCCCATTCCCAGATAATGGCCATTCCGGTTGTCGCTCCATATATAAAGATGGAACTGGATGGAGCGGAACTCTATAATCGCAGCAACCGGCATTGCGCTTATTGCATCATCTCCGAATACGAAGCCCAAAGCAAAAAAAGAATTGTCTTTGAAAACGATGAATTTATTGCCTTTTGTCCGTTTGCCAGCCGTGCCGCGTTTGAGGTCTGGGTGATGCCGAAAAAACATTCTCCTTATTTTGAAAGGATTGCTGATGAAAGCAAGTTTAAGCTGGCGGAGGTTTTCGGCAAAGCGCTAAATTCGATTTATAAGGCCTTGAACGATCCTCCTTACAATTTTTACATCCACACCTCTCCCTGTGACGGAAAGGACTATCCTCATTTTCATTGGCACATTGAAATTCTGCCGCACACGGCTACTTGGGCGGGATTTGAACTGGAGACCGGAATTGAAATTTCAACTATCCAGCCGGAAGTAGCAGCGGAGTATCTCCGTAAACAGTTGCAAAATTAA
- a CDS encoding nucleoside monophosphate kinase: MNLIILGPPGSGKGTQAAFLVKKFNLVHIDIGLALRQTAKDKTVLGKRVNKTINAKQELVPDEIIFHVLKKELKKVPSRRGIILDGAPRRVGQIDDVEKALNYYHRVIDRVIYLNISSHESVRRISRRYQCSRCFARFVLGKDIKNPRYGCPVCQGEVQRRLDDTPRGIRKRLAVFHKETSPVISYFRRKGILVEAKGEKAVDEIFKFITKKLRSGK, translated from the coding sequence ATGAATTTAATTATATTAGGTCCTCCCGGAAGCGGCAAAGGAACCCAAGCTGCCTTTTTGGTGAAAAAATTCAATTTAGTCCATATTGATATTGGATTGGCACTGCGTCAAACAGCGAAAGATAAAACGGTTCTTGGGAAAAGAGTCAACAAGACAATTAATGCCAAACAGGAACTTGTTCCGGATGAGATTATATTTCATGTTTTAAAGAAAGAACTAAAGAAAGTTCCTTCCCGAAGGGGAATTATTCTTGACGGCGCCCCGCGCCGAGTAGGACAAATTGACGACGTGGAAAAAGCGCTTAATTATTATCACCGGGTGATTGACAGAGTTATTTATCTCAATATTTCTTCTCATGAATCAGTAAGAAGAATCTCGCGGCGCTATCAGTGCTCCCGCTGTTTCGCCCGTTTTGTTTTAGGAAAAGACATCAAAAATCCCCGCTATGGCTGTCCTGTTTGTCAAGGAGAAGTGCAGAGGCGTCTTGATGATACGCCTCGCGGCATTAGAAAACGGCTGGCGGTCTTTCACAAGGAAACATCCCCTGTGATCAGCTATTTTCGTCGAAAAGGCATTTTAGTTGAAGCAAAGGGAGAAAAAGCCGTTGATGAAATTTTTAAATTTATCACCAAAAAATTGCGTTCTGGTAAATAA
- a CDS encoding class II fructose-bisphosphate aldolase, with protein MIVSVKEILAKAQEGGYAVGAFNTMNLETTRAIIEGAREMRSPVIIQITEKTMEYAGGRGIFHLVKNDAEFYAPEIPVGIHLDHGKSFEIIQRAVEIGFTSVMYDGSRKNYMDNLEMTKKVVNFCHKKRIAVQAELGNVPYIGELGMGEIQWEKYMTDPGQAEDFVAKTNVDSLAVAIGNAHGFFKERSKPDLDRLEMIKKYTNIPLVLHGASDWENSRVEEVIKRGIVCFNVDTSLRLAFMNSLINAARNQEGLSFDIRKVLGDAREAVKKTVQEKIKIFGSDGQASE; from the coding sequence ATGATAGTCAGTGTTAAAGAGATATTAGCCAAAGCTCAAGAAGGCGGTTATGCCGTTGGGGCTTTTAATACGATGAATCTTGAAACCACCCGCGCTATCATTGAAGGGGCTCGCGAAATGCGCTCCCCGGTTATTATCCAGATTACGGAAAAGACAATGGAATACGCCGGCGGAAGAGGAATTTTTCACTTGGTAAAAAATGACGCCGAATTCTATGCTCCGGAAATACCGGTTGGAATTCACCTTGATCACGGAAAAAGTTTTGAAATTATTCAGCGGGCAGTGGAGATTGGATTTACCTCGGTGATGTATGATGGCTCCAGAAAGAATTACATGGACAATCTAGAAATGACCAAAAAAGTAGTTAATTTTTGCCACAAGAAAAGAATAGCCGTTCAAGCAGAGTTAGGAAATGTCCCCTATATCGGCGAATTGGGAATGGGGGAGATTCAATGGGAAAAATATATGACCGATCCAGGTCAGGCAGAGGATTTTGTGGCCAAAACCAATGTTGATTCTTTGGCGGTGGCTATCGGAAATGCTCACGGATTTTTTAAAGAACGATCAAAGCCGGACCTGGACCGTTTAGAGATGATTAAAAAGTACACGAATATTCCCCTGGTGCTGCACGGTGCTTCGGATTGGGAAAACAGCCGAGTGGAAGAAGTTATCAAAAGAGGGATAGTTTGTTTTAACGTAGATACCAGCTTGCGCTTGGCTTTTATGAATAGTTTGATTAACGCGGCTCGCAATCAGGAAGGCCTTTCTTTTGATATCCGAAAAGTTTTGGGCGATGCCCGCGAAGCGGTGAAAAAAACTGTTCAGGAAAAAATCAAGATATTTGGGAGCGACGGGCAGGCATCCGAATGA
- the tpiA gene encoding triose-phosphate isomerase gives MKYVVGNLKMNILSPLERDCYFKLFKKEIVGIKFKNTEIVLCPPFVYLEDFVSNLGGKYVRIGAQNVFEERSGSYTGEISPPMIKNLGAEYVIVGHSERRRYFGETNASANLKLKASAKAGLHPVYCVGETQEERDAGLTQNVVNLQIEEGLSDVPSAYLENIILVYEPVWSVGTDVVPTSDEVMEARILIKKILVDKYGAKFAERIKILYGGSVKEKNIERLCLEPGMDGVLVGRESLTPYEFIKLAQIISEK, from the coding sequence ATGAAATATGTCGTCGGCAATCTGAAAATGAATATCCTTTCTCCCTTAGAAAGAGACTGTTACTTCAAGCTGTTTAAGAAAGAGATTGTTGGAATAAAGTTTAAAAATACAGAGATCGTTCTTTGTCCGCCATTCGTTTATCTGGAGGATTTTGTTAGCAATCTTGGCGGAAAGTATGTGAGAATCGGGGCGCAGAATGTTTTTGAAGAAAGAAGCGGCTCATATACCGGAGAAATTTCCCCACCGATGATCAAGAATCTGGGCGCCGAATATGTTATTGTCGGTCACAGCGAACGGCGCAGATATTTTGGGGAGACCAATGCTTCGGCCAATCTTAAGTTAAAGGCCTCCGCAAAAGCGGGCTTGCATCCTGTTTATTGCGTGGGGGAAACACAGGAAGAACGGGATGCCGGACTGACTCAAAACGTGGTCAATCTGCAAATCGAGGAAGGTCTTAGTGATGTCCCCTCGGCGTATCTGGAAAATATAATCCTCGTCTACGAACCAGTTTGGTCCGTCGGCACGGATGTTGTTCCGACCAGCGATGAAGTGATGGAAGCAAGAATCCTTATTAAAAAAATATTAGTGGATAAATATGGAGCAAAATTCGCCGAACGAATAAAGATTCTCTATGGCGGATCGGTAAAGGAAAAAAATATTGAGCGGCTTTGCCTGGAACCGGGAATGGACGGGGTGCTTGTCGGGAGAGAGAGTTTAACACCGTATGAGTTTATTAAGCTAGCTCAAATCATTAGTGAAAAATAA
- a CDS encoding HypC/HybG/HupF family hydrogenase formation chaperone: MCLTIPKKVIVVEKDFVIVENPSGDRQKVKSMIDLKIGDYCLTQQGIVVEKIGEGEARKIFKILKKGEK; this comes from the coding sequence ATGTGTTTAACTATACCCAAAAAAGTCATAGTAGTCGAAAAGGATTTTGTTATTGTCGAAAATCCCAGCGGGGATAGACAGAAAGTAAAAAGTATGATAGATTTAAAAATCGGCGATTATTGCTTAACACAGCAAGGGATTGTCGTTGAAAAAATAGGTGAAGGAGAAGCCAGAAAGATCTTTAAAATTTTGAAAAAAGGAGAAAAATAA